From the Nitrospiria bacterium genome, the window AAGCCTCCAAGGACCGCCCTGCTCAAACAGGCGGAAGCAGCCGGGGCCACGGCGATTTCAGGGCTTGGAATGCTGGTTTACCAAGGGGCACTTTCCTTTGAAATCTGGACAGGTCGGCGACCTCCGGTGGATGTTATGCGGGAGGCCCTTCGTCAGGCCATCGTTCCCTAGAAACACGGTAGAAGCGACATTGACAATTTGAAAACGATCCAGTAAACTGAAAAAACAGAGGATTCCTTCATCCGAATTCGAGGTAGCAACATTGGTTCCTGAACGTTTAGGGAAAGTTCTCACGGCGGCTCGGGTTATTTCGGAAGAACAGCTCCAGAAAGCCCTCCTCGTCCAAAAAAAGGAGGGCGGCCACTTGGGAAGCATCCTCGTCAAGATGAGTTTTATAGAAGAGGATAAGCTTCTAAAGCTCCTCAGCCAACATTACGGCATTCCCTCCATTGATCTTTCCAAGACCCCGATCGATCCCGCGGTCACAAAACTGGTGCCGGTTGAGGTCGTTCATAAATACCACGTCATTCCGGTCAAACGCTCCGGTGCCACGCTCAGCCTGGCCATGGCGGATCCCACCAATGTTTTTGCGGTGGATGATATCAAATTCATGACCGGATACGAGATCGAACCCATGATCGCCTCGGATACGGCCGTGATGACGGCGATCGCCAAATCGTACGATGTCTCCTCCAAACAACTCCAGACGGTGCTCAAAGATATGGAGACGCTGGACGATTCGAACCTCTCCGTTATTCATGAAGAGGAAGTCGATATTAACCAGTTGAAAGCGGAGGTAGAGGATGCGCCGGTGGTGAAGCTGGCGAATCTGATCCTGGTTGAGGCGATTAAGAAAAAAGTGAGCGATATCCACATCGAGCCCTACGAAAAAAGTTTCCGGGTACGGTACCGTTTGGACGGATCCCTCTACGAGGTGATGGCCCCTCCGAAAAAATTACAAGCGGCCCTGACCTCCCGTTTGAAGATCATGGCCAGCCTGGACATTGCCGAACGTCGCCTACCTCAAGACGGGCGCATCAAAATGAAATTTGAAGATAAAGAGGTCGACCTTCGCGTTTCTTCTCTTCCGTGTTTGTTCGGCGAGAAGATCGTGATGCGGCTGTTGGACAAAAGTAATCTGACGTTGGATATGACCAAACTGGGTTTTGAACCCAATGCCTTAGAAGATTTTATGAAGGCGATCAGCAGTCCGTATGGAATGGTGTTGGTTACGGGTCCGACCGGAAGCGGTAAAACCACCACACTGTACTCCGCTTTGAACTCTATTAATTCCATCGATGTGAACATCATGACGGCCGAGGATCCGGTCGAATACAATCTGATGGGGATCAATCAGGTCCAAATGAAGGATGAGATCGGTCTTAATTTCGCGGCCGCACTCCGTTCTTTCCTCCGACAAGATCCGGACATCATCATGGTGGGCGAAATCCGGGATTATGAAACGGCCGAAATCGGGGTCAAGGCGGCCCTGACAGGACATTTGGTCTTGTCCACGTTGCACACCAATGATGCGCCCAGCACGATCAACCGCCTTCTTAATATGGGCATCGAGCCGTTCTTGGTGGCCTCCTCGGTGGTATTGATTTTGGCCCAGCGGTTGGTCCGACGAATCTGCAAGGACTGTAAAGAGGTAGATAAGATTCCAGTCCAAACACTGGTCAAAGGGGGTATGACGGAGGAGGAAGCTAAAAACGCGGTTTGTTATAAAGGCAAGGGATGTCAAACCTGCAGCGATACGGGCTACAAGGGCCGGGTCGCCTTGTATGAGGTGATGCCCATCGGGGAAGAGGTGCGTGAATTGGTTCTCCAAGGGGCCTCGGCGGATGAGATCAAAAAGCGAGCCATCGGCGCGGGAATGAAAACGTTGCGCATGAGCGGCTTGGCCAAGGTCCGTGAAGGATCGACCACACTGGAAGAGATCGTGGATTCGACCTTCGCGGATTGAAATTTAAAGATCTTAATCAGGCGCAATTTCGGGTACACTATTAGGATGATTGTATCGTAAGGAGACGCATGTCCAATCTGTATCAATTGCTCCAGACCATGATCGAAAAGGGTGCTTCCGATCTCCATATAACCACAGGAAGTCCGCCGCAGATTCGGGTCGATGGCGATCTGGTTCCGTTAAACACGCCCCCATTGACGCCTGCCGAGACAAAACAACTCGTTTACAGTGTGCTAACCGACGCCCAAAAACACAAATTTGAAGAGGAAACGGAACTCGACTTTTCCTTCGGGTTGAAAGGGTTGAGCCGGTTTCGCGCGAATGTCTTCATGCAGCGCGGGGCCGTGGCCTGCGCGATCCGGACCATTCCGTTCAAGATATTGACCTTCGAAGAACTGGGCCTCCCTCCCGTCGTGCGGGAGCTGGTGAAGCGTCCACGCGGGCTGATCCTAGTGACCGGTCCGACGGGTAGCGGCAAATCGACCACACTGGCCACAATGATCGACACGATCAACAGCGAACGGCATGAGCATATCGTGACGATCGAGGATCCGATCGAGTTCCTTCATCCGCATAAGAAATGCCTGGTCAACCAACGGGAGGTCAACTCGGACACCAAATCCTTCAAAACCGCTCTCAAATATATTCTCCGGCAGGATCCCGATGTGGTTCTGGTGGGGGAGATGCGCGACCTGGAAACGATCGAGGCCGCATTGACGATCGCCGAGACCGGTCACCTCACCCTGGCCACGCTTCACACCAATTCCTGCGCCCAGACGATCAACCGGATCATTGATGTCTTTCCGCCGTTTCAACAGCCCCAGGTTCGGGCCCAGTTGTCGTTTGTTCTGGAAGGGGTCATGTCCCAGCAGCTCATGGCCAAGGCGAGCGGACAGGGGAGGGTCCTGGCATTGGAGATCATGGTTCCCACCCCTGCGATCCGCAACTTGATTCGGGAAGACAAGGTCCATCAAATCTATTCCACGATGCAAACCGGCCAGTCGAAGCATGGGATGCAGACGATGAATCAGTCGTTGTCCGAACTCTACCAAAGGCGCTTGATTACCTATGATGACGCCGTTACCCGGAGCAGCAACGTCGAAGAACTGATCAATATGATAGGGCGGAGCGGAATGGCCACGCAAGCGGGTAAGGAACAGCGGGTGGCTCGGTAAACCAAGGATGCGGTGAATCGATGGCAACGTTTGCTTGGACAGGGAAGACGAGACAAGGATCCCAGCAGAAGGGTGAGGTCGTCGCCAAGACCCGCGAGGAGGTGATCGGGCTTCTTCGAAAGCAAAACATCTTGGTGACCTCGATCCAGCAAAAGGCCGGCGCGTTTAATCTCAGTTTCAGTCTCGGCGGCTCCGTCACAGACAAGGACATTGTTATTTTTACGAGGCAGTTTGCCACGATGATCGACGCCGGTCTGCCGCTGGTCCAATGCCTTGAAATTCTTTCGACTCAAACTGAAAACAAGTTCCTATCCAAGGTGGTGGGTGAAGTTCGGCAGGAGGTCGAATCGGGTTCCACCTACGCCGATGCCTTGAGGAAGCATCCCAAGGCGTTTGACGATTTGTATGTGAACATGGTGGCGGCCGGTGAGGCCGGGGGTATTCTCGACACCATCCTAAACCGCCTGGCCAAGCATATCGAGAAGGCCGCAAAGTTGAAAAAGCAGATCAAATCGGCGATGGTCTATCCGCTCACGATCATGGGCGTGGCCGTCGTCATCGTGGCCATCTTGATGATCTGGGTTATTCCGGTCTTCGCCAAGATGTTTTCCGATTTTGGCGGGGCGCTTCCCGCACCAACCCAGATCGTCATCACCGCCAGCAACATATCGAAAAAATACGCACCGTATTTGGCCGTGGGGGCGGTGTTGGGCTGGATTGGATTGAAACGGTTCTATAAGACGCAGATGGGCCGAAAACTGATGGATAGTACGGCGTTAAAGACCCCAGTGATCGGTGATCTCGTCCGCAAAGCGGCCGTCGCCAAATTTACACGAACCCTGGGTACCTTGATCAGCAGCGGGGTTCCCATCCTGGAGGGACTGAATATCACGGCCAAAACGGCGGGCAACAAGGTCATCGAGGAAGCCATCATGACGGCCCGGCAGAGCATTAGCGAAGGTAAGACTGTTTCCGATCCGCTCGGTAAGACGAAGGTATTTCCCCCGATGGTGGTTCAGATGATTGCCGTGGGTGAAACCACGGGGGCCTTGGATGCAATGCTGGGGAAAATCGCCGACTTTTATGAAGAGGAAGTGGATGCGGCGGTCGCCGCATTAACGTCTCTCTTGGAGCCGATGTTGATGGTTTTCCTGGGTGCCATCATCGGGTTCATCGTGGTGGCCATGTACCTGCCGATTTTCAAAATGGCCGGGACCATCTAGGGTTAAGAAGTTCGTCCGATTCTTCTGGCCCGTTCTTTTGCTTTACGTGACGGTAACGTACACCTCCTTGCTTCAAGTTCCGGTCTTAGAACCGAGACGAGTCAGAGCCGCCTTTCTTCCCGTACTGATTTCCACAACCGGATTGTGATGCGCACGATGGAGCTCCAATGGATCCAGCCTGAAGAAATACGGGCCAAGCTCAAGTGGCTCATGGTCCTGCGTGTCGTGATCGTTACGGTGCTGTTGGGTGCCTCGATCGTTCTACAGGTCGGGTACGGGCATATCGGGAAGACGACCACTTCGTTCTCCTATCTGATCGCATCGACATATTGTCTCACGATCGTTTACGGCATCCTACTTAATCGGCTGAAAGTTCTCACGCTGTTTGCCTATGTTCAGATCTTCATTGATCTGATCTATGAAACCCTTCTTGTCTATCTGACAGGCGGGATCGAAAGTCCCTTCTCACCGTTTTATATGATCACCTCGATTGCGGCGAGTGTGATCCTGGGCCGAAAAGGCGGAAGTCTCACCGCGTCCATGGCCAGCGTCCTCTTGGGTTTGCTCGTGGATCTCCAATATTTCGGGTTCTTGCCCGAAACGGCGGCCAGCACGTATTCCGATCGGGAAACGCTCTATTTTCTTTTTTTAAATGTCGTCGGCTTCCTGACCGTGGCTTATTTAAGCGGAGGACTGGCCGAAAAGCTGAGTCTTACACGGGAACGGCTGAAAGAAAAGGCGGCCGGACTGGCCGAATTGAAGGCCTTTCATGAGCACGTGGTACAAAGCATGAGCACCGGGCTGATGACGACCGGGCTGTCCGGAGAGATCACCTCTTTCAATCGTGCGGCGGAGGAAATAATAGGGTATCGGTACGGAGAGGTTAGAGATAGGCCATGGTGGGAGATTTTCGGCTCACCCGACCTGAAAGAGTTGATCAGCGCCGAAAAACCGCTCATGGAACCCTATCGATTTGACCGGGAGTGCCACCGTAAAGACGGAGGAGCCCTTGTGTTGGGGATGACGGTCTCCCCGCTCAAGAACGAAAATGGACAGCAGATCGGAGGCGTCTGGATATTTCAGGACTTGACCCGAATTCGAAAGATGGAGTTGGAGATCGAGCACAAAAAGAGACTGGCGACGATCGGAGAGATGGCCGCCGGAATGGCCCATGAAATCCGAAATCCTCTTGCGTCGTTGAGTGGGTCCATGCAGGTGCTGAGTCGGGATCTTCGTCTCGATGATGAGGAATCCCGTCGGCTGATGGAGATCGCTCTGCGGGAGACCGAACGGCTGAATGGCATCATCACGGCCTTTTTACTATACGCCCGGCCTTCGCCATTGAATAAAAAACGATGGGACATCAACCAGCTCGTTAGGGATACGTTGAGCCTGCTTCGACAAGGCAATGAGTACCAGGAAAACATTGATATTCAATCGAGCCTGGCTCCGGGGGATTTGGATGCCGTTGTGGATGCGGACCAGATCCGGCAAGTTTTTTGGAACCTGTCGATTAATGCGTGTCAGGCCATGCCGCAGGGGGGGCGGCTGCTTGTGACAACCCGTTCCGTGACCATGGGCCCCGATAAGAAGTCACCCGAAACAGCCTGGGTCGAAGTGACGTTTTCAGACGACGGCCACGGGATTCAGAAAGAGCATATGGACAAGATTTTCTATCCTTTTTTTACTACAAAGGATCGGGGTTCAGGCCTTGGTCTTTCGATCGTGCATCGCGTGATCGAGACCCATCAGGGTCGGGTTCATGTCGAGAGTCAACCGGGCGAAGGAACCCGTTTTATCCTCTTGCTGCCGGTCGGAGAACCGACAACATCTGTCCGAATTGAAAAATTAAGGAGCCGTTGACCGTGGAAAAGATATTAGTCGTAGATGATGAGAAAAGCATGCGGGATTTCCTGAGCATCGTGCTCAAGAAGGAAGGCTATGCTGTCACGACGGCTGACGACGGGGAGATGGCGAGCCGCTTGGTCCAGAAAGAAATTTTCGATCTGGTCTTGACGGATGTCAAGATGCCCAAATTGAGCGGTCTTCAAGTCCTCAAGACGGTGAAGGAGACATCGCCCGACACCATTGTCGTCATGATCACGGCCTTTGCTTCCACCGAAACGGCGATTGAAGCCATGAAGGAGGGAGCCTACGATTACCTTACCAAGCCCTTTCAAATCGAGGAAGTCAGGTTGATTATTCAGAATGCACTGGAGAAAAAACGACTCCGGACCGAGAATCAGCTTTTGAAAAAGCGGGTGAAAGGGGCCGCCGCCCTGGAGGATATTATCGGCCGAAGCGGGGGCATGCAGAATGTGATCCAGGTGATCAAGAAGGTCGCGAATACCCAGAGCAATGTCCTGATCCTGGGTGAGAGCGGCACGGGGAAGGAACTGGTCGCCCAGGCGATTCATTCCGACAGCCTGCGCAAGGACAAACCATTTGTCACCGTCAATTGCAGCGCGCTTCCCGAGCCTCTTCTGGAGAGCGAATTGTTCGGCCACATGAAGGGATCCTTTACGGGAGCGCATGCGAACAAACCGGGCCTGTTCGAGATCGCCCACGAGGGGACGATT encodes:
- a CDS encoding ATP-binding protein, with the translated sequence MRTMELQWIQPEEIRAKLKWLMVLRVVIVTVLLGASIVLQVGYGHIGKTTTSFSYLIASTYCLTIVYGILLNRLKVLTLFAYVQIFIDLIYETLLVYLTGGIESPFSPFYMITSIAASVILGRKGGSLTASMASVLLGLLVDLQYFGFLPETAASTYSDRETLYFLFLNVVGFLTVAYLSGGLAEKLSLTRERLKEKAAGLAELKAFHEHVVQSMSTGLMTTGLSGEITSFNRAAEEIIGYRYGEVRDRPWWEIFGSPDLKELISAEKPLMEPYRFDRECHRKDGGALVLGMTVSPLKNENGQQIGGVWIFQDLTRIRKMELEIEHKKRLATIGEMAAGMAHEIRNPLASLSGSMQVLSRDLRLDDEESRRLMEIALRETERLNGIITAFLLYARPSPLNKKRWDINQLVRDTLSLLRQGNEYQENIDIQSSLAPGDLDAVVDADQIRQVFWNLSINACQAMPQGGRLLVTTRSVTMGPDKKSPETAWVEVTFSDDGHGIQKEHMDKIFYPFFTTKDRGSGLGLSIVHRVIETHQGRVHVESQPGEGTRFILLLPVGEPTTSVRIEKLRSR
- a CDS encoding type IV pilus twitching motility protein PilT, translated to MSNLYQLLQTMIEKGASDLHITTGSPPQIRVDGDLVPLNTPPLTPAETKQLVYSVLTDAQKHKFEEETELDFSFGLKGLSRFRANVFMQRGAVACAIRTIPFKILTFEELGLPPVVRELVKRPRGLILVTGPTGSGKSTTLATMIDTINSERHEHIVTIEDPIEFLHPHKKCLVNQREVNSDTKSFKTALKYILRQDPDVVLVGEMRDLETIEAALTIAETGHLTLATLHTNSCAQTINRIIDVFPPFQQPQVRAQLSFVLEGVMSQQLMAKASGQGRVLALEIMVPTPAIRNLIREDKVHQIYSTMQTGQSKHGMQTMNQSLSELYQRRLITYDDAVTRSSNVEELINMIGRSGMATQAGKEQRVAR
- the pilB gene encoding type IV-A pilus assembly ATPase PilB codes for the protein MVPERLGKVLTAARVISEEQLQKALLVQKKEGGHLGSILVKMSFIEEDKLLKLLSQHYGIPSIDLSKTPIDPAVTKLVPVEVVHKYHVIPVKRSGATLSLAMADPTNVFAVDDIKFMTGYEIEPMIASDTAVMTAIAKSYDVSSKQLQTVLKDMETLDDSNLSVIHEEEVDINQLKAEVEDAPVVKLANLILVEAIKKKVSDIHIEPYEKSFRVRYRLDGSLYEVMAPPKKLQAALTSRLKIMASLDIAERRLPQDGRIKMKFEDKEVDLRVSSLPCLFGEKIVMRLLDKSNLTLDMTKLGFEPNALEDFMKAISSPYGMVLVTGPTGSGKTTTLYSALNSINSIDVNIMTAEDPVEYNLMGINQVQMKDEIGLNFAAALRSFLRQDPDIIMVGEIRDYETAEIGVKAALTGHLVLSTLHTNDAPSTINRLLNMGIEPFLVASSVVLILAQRLVRRICKDCKEVDKIPVQTLVKGGMTEEEAKNAVCYKGKGCQTCSDTGYKGRVALYEVMPIGEEVRELVLQGASADEIKKRAIGAGMKTLRMSGLAKVREGSTTLEEIVDSTFAD
- a CDS encoding type II secretion system F family protein translates to MATFAWTGKTRQGSQQKGEVVAKTREEVIGLLRKQNILVTSIQQKAGAFNLSFSLGGSVTDKDIVIFTRQFATMIDAGLPLVQCLEILSTQTENKFLSKVVGEVRQEVESGSTYADALRKHPKAFDDLYVNMVAAGEAGGILDTILNRLAKHIEKAAKLKKQIKSAMVYPLTIMGVAVVIVAILMIWVIPVFAKMFSDFGGALPAPTQIVITASNISKKYAPYLAVGAVLGWIGLKRFYKTQMGRKLMDSTALKTPVIGDLVRKAAVAKFTRTLGTLISSGVPILEGLNITAKTAGNKVIEEAIMTARQSISEGKTVSDPLGKTKVFPPMVVQMIAVGETTGALDAMLGKIADFYEEEVDAAVAALTSLLEPMLMVFLGAIIGFIVVAMYLPIFKMAGTI